In Hymenobacter sublimis, a single genomic region encodes these proteins:
- a CDS encoding carboxypeptidase-like regulatory domain-containing protein, giving the protein MLLPALSFAQENKISGRVVDEKTKEPIPFASIGLKEEQTGALTNEYGYFQIAMPEKNPQDSLVVVALGYFHKAVLVKPGIKIQDMIIEVPKRAIELKEVKVISSAKIKNLDLGSKSNTPGEGMIQGMPGSQYAFFVKNDKAKKLGNVRSVSFYIGENGFPREPFRVRLYKADGNYNSPNTDLLTENIVVSAPKGGEWYTIDLTQYNIEAPVEGFFVAMEWIVSGDKFYTTNFMDNYTPYGQILRPTFEFKESRTWNYTIGRGWSLITLANNGMRYNAMIRAEVDQIKD; this is encoded by the coding sequence TTGCTTCTTCCAGCACTAAGTTTTGCTCAGGAGAACAAAATTTCGGGCCGCGTCGTCGATGAAAAGACCAAGGAGCCCATTCCATTCGCCTCTATTGGCCTGAAGGAAGAACAAACCGGTGCTCTTACCAACGAGTACGGTTATTTCCAGATAGCCATGCCGGAGAAAAACCCCCAAGACTCCCTGGTGGTAGTAGCCCTGGGCTATTTTCACAAGGCGGTTCTGGTTAAGCCGGGTATCAAGATTCAGGATATGATTATTGAGGTTCCTAAGCGCGCCATCGAGCTGAAGGAAGTTAAGGTAATCAGCAGCGCCAAAATCAAGAACCTTGACCTGGGCTCGAAGTCAAATACGCCGGGCGAGGGTATGATTCAGGGTATGCCGGGTAGCCAGTACGCCTTCTTCGTGAAGAACGATAAGGCGAAGAAGCTGGGCAACGTACGGTCAGTATCCTTTTACATCGGTGAAAACGGCTTCCCCCGCGAGCCTTTCCGCGTCCGTCTTTATAAGGCCGACGGTAACTACAACTCGCCCAACACCGACTTGCTCACGGAAAACATTGTGGTTTCGGCTCCCAAAGGCGGCGAGTGGTACACCATCGACCTGACGCAGTACAATATTGAGGCGCCGGTAGAAGGCTTTTTTGTGGCCATGGAGTGGATTGTGAGCGGTGATAAGTTCTACACCACGAACTTCATGGACAACTACACTCCCTACGGTCAGATTCTGCGTCCCACGTTTGAATTCAAGGAAAGCCGCACCTGGAACTACACCATCGGCCGGGGCTGGAGCCTGATTACGCTCGCCAACAACGGCATGCG
- a CDS encoding FeoA family protein: MSKRQPLAPTPAAPRSVKDLQLGESGTICCLKDPEMALKLLEMGCIPGTQVRLNSRAPLGCPITLVVGDMADYTLSLRVSEAATILLK, encoded by the coding sequence GTGTCCAAGCGCCAACCTCTTGCTCCTACGCCGGCCGCGCCTCGCAGCGTGAAAGACCTCCAGCTGGGGGAGAGCGGCACTATTTGTTGCCTGAAAGATCCTGAGATGGCCCTGAAGCTGTTGGAAATGGGCTGCATTCCGGGCACGCAGGTACGACTCAATAGCCGGGCACCATTGGGCTGTCCTATTACGCTGGTGGTGGGAGATATGGCCGATTATACGTTGTCGTTACGGGTAAGTGAGGCGGCAACGATTCTTCTGAAATAA
- the feoB gene encoding ferrous iron transport protein B, producing MVGGQLLSGRAGVGVAGAPLDVNALRQPGPLTRIALVGNPNSGKSSLFNQLTGLNQKVGNFPGVTVDRKTGTSQLTSQHRAEIIDLPGTYSLYPKSLDEKVITDLFYDQTSAQYPDFVVVTADASNLRRNLLLFTQLADMGLPTVLALNMMDVAEQHGVRIDVAALQEELGVPIIPMNARKGVGIAALKIVMAQTLGAPKAHFYEPEEELLPMIRQIRYYFNLHNDYLALHYAHQYRHISFLTADDRAYIQELTEQYGFEPTARQAQETIDRYQRINEILLNCVSVTRTEKNEPYSNRLDRILTHKVWGYLIFFGVLFLMFQAVFAWASYPMELIDQGVAWINGLIQSNFDGPLINLLTEGVLAGLGGVLIFIPQIALLFAFIAVLEETGYMARVTFMMDRIMRRFGLNGKSIVPLISGVACAVPAIMSARTIENRKDRLITIFVTPLMSCSARIPVYTVLIGLVVPDEPVLGIFNLRGVALMGLYLLGFFAAILSAWAMKLLLKTTERSYFIMEFPVYRWPRWKNVGITIVEKVKAFVFQAGKVILAISIMLWVLASYGPGDALERAETQATTEGRAQGLSPAEIESRVASEKLESSYAGIFGHFIEPGIRPLGFDWKVGISLITSFAAREVFVGTMSTIYSVGQDADQQTVQQKLAAEKDENGQPFFTPARAFSLLVFYVFAMQCMSTLAATYRETKGWKWPILQMLYMTGLAYVSSLIVYQVLK from the coding sequence ATGGTAGGCGGGCAATTACTTTCCGGTCGGGCCGGCGTGGGGGTAGCAGGTGCTCCGCTTGACGTGAATGCCTTGCGCCAACCGGGCCCGCTGACGCGCATTGCGCTGGTTGGCAACCCCAATTCCGGCAAATCCTCGCTGTTTAATCAGCTCACCGGCCTCAATCAGAAGGTAGGCAACTTCCCAGGCGTTACGGTGGACCGCAAAACCGGCACCAGCCAGCTTACCTCCCAGCACCGAGCCGAAATCATTGACCTGCCGGGTACTTACTCCCTCTACCCCAAAAGCCTGGATGAAAAGGTAATCACGGACCTTTTCTATGACCAGACCAGCGCGCAGTACCCTGACTTCGTGGTGGTAACGGCCGACGCTAGCAACCTGCGCCGTAATTTGCTGCTGTTCACCCAGCTGGCCGACATGGGCCTACCCACGGTGCTGGCCCTGAACATGATGGACGTGGCCGAGCAGCACGGCGTGCGGATTGATGTGGCTGCCTTACAGGAGGAGTTGGGCGTGCCCATTATCCCAATGAATGCCCGCAAGGGCGTGGGCATTGCCGCGCTCAAGATTGTTATGGCCCAGACGCTGGGCGCCCCCAAGGCCCATTTCTACGAGCCGGAGGAAGAATTGCTGCCCATGATTCGGCAGATTCGCTACTACTTCAATCTGCACAACGATTACCTGGCCCTGCACTACGCCCATCAGTACCGCCACATCAGCTTCCTGACGGCCGACGACCGGGCCTACATTCAGGAGCTGACCGAGCAGTACGGTTTTGAGCCCACAGCCCGGCAGGCCCAGGAAACCATCGACCGGTACCAGCGCATCAACGAGATACTGCTTAACTGCGTGTCGGTTACGCGCACTGAGAAAAACGAGCCCTATAGCAACCGTCTCGACCGAATTCTGACCCATAAGGTCTGGGGCTACCTGATTTTCTTCGGGGTGCTGTTTCTGATGTTTCAGGCCGTTTTTGCTTGGGCCAGCTACCCCATGGAGCTGATTGATCAGGGCGTAGCCTGGATTAATGGGCTTATCCAGAGTAATTTCGATGGGCCGCTAATTAACCTGCTGACGGAAGGCGTGCTGGCGGGCCTGGGCGGCGTGCTAATTTTCATTCCCCAGATTGCGCTACTCTTCGCCTTTATAGCCGTGCTGGAGGAAACCGGCTACATGGCCCGCGTGACCTTTATGATGGACCGGATTATGCGCCGGTTCGGGCTGAACGGTAAAAGCATTGTGCCCCTGATTTCGGGGGTAGCCTGCGCCGTGCCCGCCATTATGAGCGCGCGCACCATTGAAAACCGCAAGGACCGGCTTATTACCATCTTCGTGACGCCTCTTATGTCGTGCTCGGCCCGAATTCCGGTCTATACCGTGCTGATTGGGCTGGTAGTGCCCGACGAGCCGGTGCTGGGTATCTTTAACCTGCGCGGGGTAGCCCTAATGGGGCTATATCTGCTGGGGTTCTTTGCGGCCATTCTCTCGGCCTGGGCCATGAAGCTGCTGCTTAAAACCACGGAGCGGAGCTACTTCATTATGGAGTTTCCGGTGTACCGCTGGCCCCGCTGGAAAAACGTGGGCATTACCATCGTAGAAAAAGTAAAAGCCTTTGTTTTCCAGGCGGGTAAGGTTATTCTGGCCATTTCCATCATGCTCTGGGTGCTGGCCTCTTACGGTCCGGGCGACGCGCTGGAGCGGGCCGAAACCCAGGCTACTACCGAAGGACGGGCGCAAGGACTGAGTCCGGCAGAAATAGAATCCCGGGTAGCTTCTGAAAAGCTGGAAAGCTCCTACGCTGGCATCTTCGGCCACTTTATCGAGCCGGGCATTCGGCCCCTGGGCTTCGACTGGAAGGTTGGTATTTCGCTTATTACCTCGTTTGCCGCCCGGGAAGTGTTCGTGGGCACCATGTCTACTATCTATAGTGTAGGCCAAGACGCCGATCAGCAAACGGTGCAGCAAAAGCTAGCCGCTGAAAAGGATGAAAACGGGCAACCATTTTTTACGCCGGCCCGGGCCTTTTCCCTGCTCGTTTTCTATGTGTTTGCCATGCAGTGCATGAGCACCCTGGCTGCTACTTACCGCGAAACCAAGGGCTGGAAGTGGCCCATCCTGCAGATGCTTTACATGACAGGGCTAGCCTACGTGTCGTCCCTGATTGTGTACCAGGTGTTGAAATAA
- a CDS encoding SAM-dependent methyltransferase, whose amino-acid sequence MKGTLYLIPTVLAEDTATQVLPPQVATQVAGLSYFLVENARTARRFIKGVAPQQVIEELRISVIDKDSTEAQIQAALAPVAAGQDAGVISEAGCPGIADPGAELARRAHQLGIRVVPLVGPSSLLLALMASGMNGQSFAFHGYLPIERAKRVAAIKKLEQQALQQQQTQLFIETPYRNLPLLEDLLQTLHPGTRLCVAASLTAANELVRTDTVAGWKKAGPPDIHKQPAVFLIGH is encoded by the coding sequence GTGAAAGGCACCCTCTACCTTATTCCGACCGTGCTGGCTGAAGACACAGCCACCCAGGTCCTGCCCCCGCAAGTAGCTACCCAGGTGGCCGGGCTATCCTACTTTCTGGTGGAGAATGCCCGTACAGCCCGGCGCTTTATCAAAGGCGTAGCCCCACAGCAAGTCATTGAGGAGCTGCGCATCAGCGTCATTGACAAAGACAGCACCGAGGCTCAGATTCAGGCGGCCCTGGCCCCGGTTGCGGCCGGCCAAGATGCCGGCGTCATTTCCGAGGCTGGCTGCCCCGGCATTGCGGATCCCGGCGCCGAACTGGCCCGCCGGGCCCACCAACTCGGGATTCGGGTAGTACCTTTGGTAGGCCCTTCCTCCCTACTGCTGGCCCTGATGGCCTCGGGCATGAATGGCCAGAGCTTTGCTTTCCACGGCTACCTGCCCATTGAACGGGCTAAGCGCGTAGCGGCTATTAAAAAGTTGGAGCAGCAGGCACTACAGCAGCAGCAAACCCAGCTCTTCATCGAGACTCCCTACCGCAACTTGCCCCTGCTCGAAGACCTACTCCAGACCCTACACCCCGGTACCCGCCTATGCGTGGCGGCCAGCCTCACGGCTGCAAACGAGCTGGTGCGAACCGATACCGTAGCGGGCTGGAAAAAGGCCGGACCGCCCGATATTCACAAGCAGCCGGCCGTATTTCTGATTGGGCACTAA
- a CDS encoding alpha/beta fold hydrolase translates to MLQLHFREMGQGAPLVILHGLFGTLDNWQTLARRWAEAGHRVIVVDLRNHGRSPHAPEHTYALMSEDVLGLFDQLQLGPDTTLMGHSMGGKVAMRFALDYPARLGKLVVVDIAPRFSDMRHQDDILAGLHAVPLAALENRQQADEALARYIRQVDVRQFLLKNLYRREDNSFAWRPNLEALTAEMEDIGAEITAEQPFLKPTLFIRGGKSDYVTTEDKLYSIPVLFPNSQVETVVDAGHWVHAEKPEEVFGLVKAFIEQ, encoded by the coding sequence ATGCTGCAACTTCACTTCCGCGAAATGGGGCAGGGCGCCCCACTGGTAATTCTGCACGGTCTGTTTGGCACCCTCGACAACTGGCAAACCCTAGCCCGGCGCTGGGCCGAGGCGGGTCACCGCGTTATTGTAGTGGATTTGCGCAACCACGGCCGCTCCCCGCACGCCCCGGAACACACCTATGCGCTGATGAGCGAGGACGTTCTGGGCCTGTTTGATCAGCTTCAGCTCGGCCCCGACACGACCCTGATGGGCCACAGCATGGGTGGCAAAGTGGCCATGCGCTTCGCCCTCGACTACCCCGCCCGCCTAGGCAAACTGGTGGTAGTTGACATTGCCCCGCGCTTTTCCGACATGCGCCACCAGGACGATATTCTGGCTGGTCTGCACGCGGTGCCACTAGCTGCTCTGGAAAACCGACAGCAGGCCGACGAAGCCCTGGCCCGTTACATCCGGCAGGTAGATGTGCGCCAGTTTCTGCTGAAAAACCTGTACCGCCGCGAGGACAACTCTTTTGCCTGGCGCCCTAACCTGGAGGCCCTGACTGCAGAAATGGAAGACATCGGCGCCGAAATAACCGCTGAGCAGCCCTTCCTGAAACCTACTCTGTTTATCCGCGGCGGCAAATCAGACTACGTTACGACGGAAGACAAGCTCTACAGTATTCCGGTGCTATTCCCGAACTCCCAAGTAGAAACCGTGGTAGACGCAGGCCACTGGGTGCACGCCGAAAAGCCCGAGGAAGTATTTGGGCTGGTGAAGGCCTTTATTGAACAGTAA